One Pyrus communis chromosome 4, drPyrComm1.1, whole genome shotgun sequence genomic region harbors:
- the LOC137732588 gene encoding uncharacterized protein, which yields MVFFLAELGILHIIVYSPSMVSAAAVYAARYTSYGANVNQKLFRGYATTAAIREGHLEILDVLINGGASQQASEEALLEASYLGRARSAEMLMGSDIICPQAVVHALVSASCIRFVDVVDTLNSSSAGCNINSSTESGETTLMICARYKHQECLKILASDGADFGLVNATGQNASLLQSEQRGLLTSDKQLLM from the exons ATGGTTTTCTTTCTAGCTGAGCTCGGAATCCTGCATATCATTGTGTACTCCCCATCCATGGTATCTGCTGCTGCTGTCTATGCTGCGCGTTATACG AGTTATGGAGCAAATGTGAATCAAAAGCTGTTTCGAGGCTATGCAACAACAGCAGCAATAAGGGAGGGACACTTGGAGATATTGGACGTGCTCATCAATGGTGGCGCGTCCCAGCAGGCATCTGAGGAGGCCTTGTTGGAGGCAAGCTACCTGGGCAGGGCTAGGTCTGCCGAGATGCTCATGGGATCCGACATTATCTGCCCTCAGGCTGTTGTGCATGCTCTTGTTTCCGCTTCCTGCATACGCTTTGTTGATGTAGTTGACACTCTCAACTCATCAAG TGCCGGGTGCAATATCAACTCTTCGACAGAATCTGGAGAAACTACACTAATGATCTGTGCTAGATATAAACACCAGGAATGCCTTAAAATCCTGGCTTCAGACGGTGCTGATTTTGGCCTGGTGAATGCTACTGGTCAAAATGCAAGCTTATTGCAGAGTGAGCAACGTGGGCTCTTAACTTCCGACAAGCAGTTGTTGATGTGA